The Acidimicrobiales bacterium genomic interval TGGTCACCGGCCTGTCCGCCGGGGACGACGTGATCCGCACGGCGGCGGCGGTCCGGGCCCTGGGTGCGGAGGTCGTCGCCGAGGCGAGCGACGGTGCCGCCGTCGTCCGGGGCGGGCGGGACCGCCTGGCCGGCGCCGGCGGCGACCTCGACCTCGGCAACTCGGGCACGGGCATGCGCCTCCTGGCCGGCGTGGCCGCCACCCTCCGGTGGACGACCACCCTCACCGGCGACGACTCGTTGAGCCGCCGCCCCATGGACCGCGTGGCCCGGCCGCTCCGCCTCCTGGGCGCCTCCGTGGAGGGCGTGGGGGAGCGGGTGCTCCCGCCGCTGCGCATCACCGGGGGCGGCCTGCGGGGCATCGACTACGAGCTGTCGGAGCCCAGCGCCCAGGTCAAGGGCGCCGTGCTCCTGGCCGGGCTGGCGGCCGACGGCGACACGGTGGTGCGCGAGCGGGTCGTCACCCGGGCGCACACCGAGGAGATGCTGGCCGCGTTCGGCGCCGACGTGGAGGTGAGCGACGACCGGCTCGTCACCCGGGTGCGGGCGTCCAGGCTCGACCCGTTCCGCCTGCGGGTGCCCGGCGACCCGTCCCAGGCGGCGTTCTGGGTGGTGGCGGCCTGCGTCACGCCGGGCAGCGAGGTGGTGGTGGAGGACGT includes:
- the aroA gene encoding 3-phosphoshikimate 1-carboxyvinyltransferase; the protein is MTTFSVPGGRALRGRIRVPGDKSISHRALLLGALAEGTSLVTGLSAGDDVIRTAAAVRALGAEVVAEASDGAAVVRGGRDRLAGAGGDLDLGNSGTGMRLLAGVAATLRWTTTLTGDDSLSRRPMDRVARPLRLLGASVEGVGERVLPPLRITGGGLRGIDYELSEPSAQVKGAVLLAGLAADGDTVVRERVVTRAHTEEMLAAFGADVEVSDDRLVTRVRASRLDPFRLRVPGDPSQAAFWVVAACVTPGSEVVVEDVYVGQARAGFLDVLARMGADVEVVRRDATTADVAARSGPLHATEVGGDEVPGLIDEIPVLAVAAAFAEGTTTFADAAELRVKESDRVATMVAALGAVGGLVEARPDGLVVTGGAPLRGGHVDPAGDHRVAMALAVAGLASPDGSVTRIAGWGAVGTSYPGFEDALEGLCR